One window of Desulfobacca acetoxidans DSM 11109 genomic DNA carries:
- a CDS encoding MFS transporter, with translation MTQKESSGLKLVLHRDFGTLLFGQVASRIGNGVNWVAVMWVVYESTGSPLKMSLVGICQVGPLILLGPFLGAYLDRADRKTVMIICDIACALCVAMIPLLDRLGVLTLWLVYLLVVAKALFAELFSIGINSGVPLIVPNKDLPAANSLLAGSVQTGQLVGPALAAYLMSVFGAHQVLYFDSATFLMSGVCVGLTRIPRADRKSETDKRIWSETWIGLVFLVRGGSVLLYIVAMVAAVNLCIPSLMVLIPIYSAEILGAGKEGFAVIFSGWGAGTMSAFLFIASHRERFRDYRWITRAYMLSGSSVVVLGLCGNLYLSMLSFALMGFCIGTAGVLISTLIQRITPPHMRGRVFAMYGMGTHATIPFGMLAAGALCSHYRPDSLIVWVGLALLIAALAGAIFMNPQPEQNELQQLEKSL, from the coding sequence ATGACACAGAAAGAATCATCGGGTCTGAAGCTCGTTCTCCACAGGGATTTCGGCACCCTTCTGTTCGGACAGGTCGCTTCGAGAATCGGCAACGGTGTCAATTGGGTGGCGGTCATGTGGGTGGTTTACGAATCGACGGGGTCGCCTCTGAAGATGAGCCTGGTCGGAATCTGTCAGGTGGGACCTTTGATACTTCTGGGGCCGTTTCTGGGGGCTTATCTGGACCGTGCTGACCGAAAAACCGTCATGATCATCTGCGACATTGCATGCGCCTTATGTGTTGCGATGATTCCCCTGCTGGACCGACTCGGCGTTCTCACACTTTGGCTGGTGTACCTGCTGGTAGTGGCCAAGGCTTTGTTCGCAGAACTTTTCAGCATCGGAATCAACTCGGGTGTTCCCCTGATCGTGCCCAACAAAGACCTTCCTGCTGCCAATTCACTCTTGGCGGGTTCCGTGCAGACCGGACAACTCGTGGGCCCGGCGTTGGCCGCTTACCTCATGTCGGTATTCGGAGCACACCAGGTTCTTTATTTCGATTCAGCGACCTTTCTGATGTCCGGCGTCTGTGTCGGCCTAACGCGCATTCCCCGCGCAGACCGAAAATCCGAGACGGATAAGCGGATTTGGTCCGAAACATGGATAGGACTCGTCTTTTTGGTCAGGGGGGGGTCTGTGCTTCTTTATATCGTTGCGATGGTGGCTGCGGTCAATTTGTGTATTCCATCCCTGATGGTTCTAATACCGATCTATTCCGCCGAAATCCTGGGTGCCGGCAAAGAAGGCTTTGCCGTCATTTTTTCCGGGTGGGGCGCGGGAACGATGAGCGCTTTCCTATTCATAGCGTCGCACAGGGAGCGATTCCGAGATTACCGTTGGATCACGCGGGCCTATATGCTTTCCGGTTCGTCCGTTGTCGTCCTCGGTCTGTGTGGCAACCTTTATCTTTCGATGCTTTCATTTGCGCTCATGGGCTTTTGCATCGGCACTGCCGGTGTGCTTATTTCCACCCTCATTCAGCGCATAACCCCCCCACATATGCGCGGGCGTGTGTTCGCCATGTACGGAATGGGAACGCACGCGACTATCCCGTTCGGCATGTTGGCTGCCGGAGCGCTCTGTAGTCATTACCGACCGGATTCGCTCATCGTTTGGGTGGGACTTGCCCTATTGATAGCGGCACTGGCGGGTGCAATTTTCATGAATCCTCAACCGGAGCAGAATGAACTGCAACAATTGGAGAAGTCGTTATGA
- a CDS encoding SPASM domain-containing protein produces MRNKQIRQCSCGRHLLFIKPNGALSPCDFDLFSAGNVRELKIEEAWSNAPVFHTFRKFDPRDLKGICATCEMKEPCGGGCRALAVIHCGDFYGENPIYPLVSAAREKLGQGTVISDKHALPGD; encoded by the coding sequence ATGAGAAACAAACAAATACGGCAGTGCTCCTGTGGGCGACACCTTTTGTTCATCAAGCCCAATGGCGCCTTGTCACCATGTGACTTCGATCTGTTTTCGGCGGGCAACGTGCGAGAACTGAAGATTGAGGAAGCATGGAGCAATGCTCCCGTTTTTCATACTTTCCGAAAGTTCGATCCGAGAGACCTCAAAGGAATCTGTGCGACATGTGAGATGAAAGAACCGTGCGGAGGCGGCTGTCGGGCCTTGGCCGTCATCCATTGCGGCGATTTTTACGGGGAAAATCCGATATACCCCCTTGTGAGCGCTGCCCGTGAAAAACTTGGCCAAGGAACAGTCATATCCGATAAACATGCACTACCGGGGGATTAA
- a CDS encoding autotransporter domain-containing protein: MVSREKVRRQWLPSILLATCVFLGCLPSVGWAQVSYSWIGGPGTQDWGNAAHWSPSTPPGPPNAGDSALLYVGDDSTKVANYYNIFAEAPLLGGVYINSGPAGSMTLLLEQAGLAGQLRANEVIVGDKVQGQVEQRDGTLTVAGTLDIGNPVGSNGTYTMTGGVLDTANTYVGNFGTGDFYQNGGAHTVANELNLGYQAGSNGTYNLEGGTVNSQLLFVGYNGGGVFHQNGGDVVIIDHLGVGREAGSTGEYNLNNGTFTTSNLYVGYGGTGTFNKNGGTLTVNGFISMAETATGNAIFNLGSGSLAATNLDVGLNGVGEFNQSSDTTLTIGSGAAFGILGVNSQAGVSIFNQHGGDTTVFGNIEVGRETNSQGQYYLHGGTLTVHDSLYLGYQGTGMFTQTAGTLTIANYINLGDRPTGNGVYNLEGGSVTAQDLFVGTAGVGLFNQSGETSNATFNNSLNLVNGIYDLSGGNLIAHNINVGDGGTGTFNQSGSSTVTISNYLGIGRNAGDIGTFELTSGTVSFSPAPGAIGTMFLGVAGSGVFNQYGGTVDLTGGTLQIGVETGGIGTYNLSGGQLQVGTLDLAVVGPATPGTGVFNLSETGILTAETINLNPGGTFNQTGGTLNYTTFNHQGGDVLGDLENRGAYNYTGGTFSGRLLNFGTVNFAADFTAGNGMAHLGAVPVTLDGVLNVTCNGLGLEVDQGAVFNQTGGTLTSTDTIIGNTGEGTFNQSGGTHTVANPTTLILGAAEYSIGTYNLENGILQTNNTIVGNFGSGIFNQTGGSHNVTNDLSLGRELFSDGIYSLEGGTLSTLNTYLGYAGIGGFQQTGADTVHTVGNALVLGQELGGAGAYSLENGQLNTAYTMVGINGPGAFQQIGGTHTITLGMGLAAIVDTSYGVYELQNGNLIITGVPATSTGGFLDIGETGEAAFSQTGGTLQVYGSMNLGVYAGSLGEYQITGGTLEVLNAYVPPNPDPVIYGDMFVGDNGTGIFTQSGINTTVTVNNHLGIGRGQAGQGEYNLDGGQLTTGYLFVGNQGTGVFNHGAATHTITGSGYVGSDTTGTGIYNLNQNGILNVTDSFEVGNPGTGTFNQYAGSTFTTGALFVGDGVGFYNQYGGDTTVAEHLGVGRSAGGNGQYLLQGGNLTVGDLFVGYEGTGTFRQTGGTHQVNCCIHIGHENTGIGTYLLENGNLFGQHTHVGINGTGIFSQSGGIHTLTGDLTLAANPGSQGTYNLTGGDLTAANIFLNAGGLFNQTGGNLAYTTFYHQGGEVQGNLVNQSAYIYDGGLFSGRLLNYGAGTVTFNADFIAADGLAHHSSNAITLADNRSLTFNGQGLTVDQGAIFNQTGGSLNTTDSIIGNAGVGTFDQTGGSHTISNALTLAATAGSTGTYNLQGGTLTAPAINVNAGGTLNQTGGTLIPTNACSIAPGGSFSQTDGIVDGTSNTIFLTEGTCTLSDNGTLRPGGIMRIAPGGSFTQNGGILDGLSNTTLITEGIFNLNNGTVRPGNALVIQNGGVFNQLAGLFDGTSNTISIFAGTCTLGGGTYNAGTLNLYTGGSFHWNGGDFSYNTLNLQGGNFYGDLNNLNLISGYGTITGNVTNQGNVSPGNSPGVLNIVGSFTQTAAGTYITEIASATSYDQINVTGNPGTATVDGTLTPVLLGGYTPSWNQVFPGIVNASGGVFGTFSDIDSILTWRVRYNQTSIDLIAGNRNFADPAFHLTPNQLNVGNMLNQIADTATGDLGVVLTNLAELPDNAVGSAYQQITPDKASTLPALSLAGSMMQGQSIANRLSYQRWRQGGSPTLAGGRPGSFNLSYNNLAGLMLAYNSADLSGLMSSSRMQPGSSGNWGFFTDFVSSFGKQDTTTDQIGYDFSIFGFTTGIDYRFREDLVLGLGTGYYHTGATYKGSGGDADINSIPFYAYGAFTPGSFYAQGYVGYTLNLYSMNRDFVFGGINRRATSSVNGNQLNVSLETGYDVKLPFATMTPAASLYYSQAWVDGFTETGAGALNLSVDSQSADSLQTGVGMRLSRTIKTKKAVVLPQVYAFYQHEFANDSRGLNSRLAQTGNTFLFRTNSPSRDFAVLGAGLAVGLKKNLTLQVNYNAEVGRGDYTPHVVSAGLRFEF, from the coding sequence ATGGTTTCAAGAGAGAAGGTTAGGCGGCAATGGTTGCCGAGTATCCTGCTGGCCACCTGTGTTTTCTTAGGGTGTCTACCGTCTGTCGGTTGGGCTCAAGTGAGTTATTCCTGGATCGGCGGTCCCGGCACCCAGGATTGGGGCAATGCGGCTCATTGGTCTCCCAGCACCCCTCCGGGTCCTCCCAATGCAGGGGACAGCGCTTTACTCTATGTGGGCGACGACAGTACGAAGGTGGCGAATTACTATAATATATTTGCCGAAGCCCCCCTTCTGGGCGGGGTCTATATCAACTCCGGACCTGCGGGGAGTATGACCCTCCTGCTGGAGCAGGCCGGTCTGGCTGGGCAACTGCGGGCAAATGAAGTCATTGTGGGGGACAAGGTACAGGGTCAAGTCGAACAGAGGGATGGAACCCTAACCGTGGCGGGGACCCTAGATATAGGTAATCCTGTCGGCAGTAATGGAACTTATACTATGACTGGCGGCGTTCTAGATACCGCCAATACGTATGTGGGGAATTTCGGTACCGGCGATTTTTACCAAAATGGCGGCGCCCACACCGTGGCCAACGAATTGAACCTGGGTTACCAGGCAGGCAGCAACGGCACATATAACCTGGAAGGCGGCACGGTTAACTCGCAACTACTCTTTGTCGGATATAATGGCGGGGGTGTCTTTCACCAAAACGGCGGGGACGTCGTTATTATTGACCATCTGGGGGTAGGTCGGGAGGCGGGCAGTACCGGTGAATATAATTTAAACAACGGTACCTTCACTACCTCAAACCTTTATGTGGGCTATGGCGGCACCGGTACCTTCAATAAGAATGGCGGTACCCTCACCGTTAACGGCTTCATTTCCATGGCCGAAACAGCTACAGGCAATGCCATCTTTAATCTGGGCAGCGGCAGTCTGGCGGCTACCAACCTGGATGTCGGCCTGAATGGAGTGGGCGAATTTAATCAGAGCAGCGATACAACCCTGACGATCGGTTCCGGCGCCGCCTTTGGAATCTTGGGAGTCAACAGCCAGGCTGGAGTCAGTATATTTAATCAGCATGGCGGTGACACCACCGTCTTCGGCAATATCGAAGTGGGTCGGGAAACCAACAGTCAGGGGCAATACTACCTGCACGGCGGCACCTTGACCGTCCACGATAGTCTCTATCTCGGGTATCAAGGTACCGGTATGTTCACTCAGACGGCTGGAACCCTCACAATTGCCAACTATATCAATCTGGGTGACCGGCCGACTGGCAATGGCGTCTACAATCTGGAGGGCGGCAGCGTTACCGCTCAAGATCTTTTTGTGGGGACGGCCGGAGTTGGCCTCTTTAACCAATCAGGGGAGACCTCAAACGCCACCTTTAATAATAGTCTCAACCTGGTAAACGGCATATATGACCTGAGCGGCGGCAACCTTATCGCCCACAATATCAATGTCGGGGATGGCGGTACCGGGACCTTCAATCAATCGGGCAGTTCCACCGTGACCATCAGTAATTATCTGGGAATCGGCAGAAACGCCGGCGATATCGGAACTTTTGAACTGACCAGCGGCACGGTCTCCTTTTCTCCGGCACCCGGTGCGATTGGCACGATGTTTTTGGGGGTAGCCGGCTCCGGAGTCTTCAATCAATATGGCGGCACGGTTGACCTAACCGGGGGGACGCTTCAGATAGGGGTCGAAACAGGCGGTATCGGAACCTACAACCTGAGTGGCGGTCAACTCCAGGTCGGGACTCTTGATCTGGCAGTGGTTGGCCCCGCTACTCCCGGTACCGGCGTCTTTAACCTGTCCGAAACGGGAATTCTGACCGCTGAGACCATCAACCTGAATCCGGGAGGAACCTTCAATCAGACCGGCGGCACCCTGAATTATACCACCTTCAACCACCAGGGCGGCGATGTCCTGGGCGATCTGGAGAACCGCGGCGCCTATAACTATACCGGGGGGACTTTTTCCGGCCGTTTGCTGAACTTTGGCACCGTCAATTTCGCCGCCGATTTTACCGCAGGAAATGGCATGGCGCACCTGGGCGCCGTACCTGTGACTTTGGACGGTGTTCTTAATGTTACCTGCAACGGCCTGGGGCTGGAGGTGGATCAAGGCGCCGTCTTTAATCAAACCGGTGGCACCCTCACCTCCACCGATACCATCATTGGCAACACCGGTGAAGGCACCTTTAATCAGAGCGGCGGAACGCACACGGTAGCCAATCCGACAACCCTCATCCTGGGGGCCGCGGAATACAGCATCGGGACTTATAATCTCGAAAATGGCATCTTGCAGACCAATAATACAATTGTGGGGAATTTCGGCTCCGGCATTTTCAACCAGACGGGCGGCAGCCATAACGTCACCAATGATCTAAGCCTGGGCCGGGAGTTATTTAGTGATGGCATTTACAGCCTGGAAGGCGGCACGCTTTCGACCCTCAACACCTACCTGGGATACGCTGGCATTGGCGGCTTCCAACAGACGGGCGCCGATACCGTCCACACCGTCGGCAATGCCCTGGTCTTGGGGCAAGAGCTTGGCGGCGCCGGCGCTTATAGCCTGGAAAATGGCCAGCTTAACACCGCTTATACCATGGTGGGCATAAACGGGCCCGGGGCCTTCCAACAGATTGGGGGCACCCATACCATCACCCTGGGGATGGGTCTGGCCGCTATCGTTGATACCAGCTATGGCGTGTACGAGCTTCAAAACGGCAACCTGATCATTACCGGGGTGCCGGCTACCTCAACCGGTGGATTCCTGGATATCGGCGAGACCGGCGAAGCAGCTTTTTCGCAGACCGGCGGTACCCTCCAGGTTTACGGGTCCATGAACCTTGGTGTTTATGCCGGGAGCCTGGGTGAATATCAGATAACCGGAGGCACCCTGGAGGTGCTCAACGCCTACGTGCCGCCCAATCCCGATCCGGTTATCTACGGCGATATGTTTGTGGGGGACAACGGCACCGGCATCTTTACTCAATCAGGAATCAATACCACGGTTACGGTAAATAACCACCTGGGCATAGGTCGGGGACAAGCCGGTCAGGGAGAGTACAACCTTGATGGCGGGCAACTGACCACCGGCTATCTCTTCGTAGGCAATCAGGGGACCGGCGTCTTCAACCACGGGGCCGCAACCCACACCATTACCGGCAGCGGCTATGTAGGCAGTGATACCACCGGCACTGGCATCTATAATTTGAATCAGAACGGTATCCTGAATGTCACTGATTCATTCGAGGTTGGCAACCCCGGCACCGGCACTTTCAATCAGTATGCCGGCTCCACTTTCACGACCGGCGCTCTTTTTGTAGGGGATGGCGTCGGTTTCTATAACCAGTATGGCGGTGACACCACGGTAGCCGAACATTTAGGGGTCGGCCGCAGCGCCGGGGGGAATGGGCAATATCTCCTGCAGGGTGGAAACCTGACAGTGGGAGACCTCTTTGTGGGCTATGAGGGTACCGGCACCTTCCGCCAGACGGGCGGCACCCACCAGGTAAATTGTTGTATTCATATCGGTCATGAAAATACCGGCATCGGCACCTACCTACTTGAAAATGGTAATCTCTTCGGGCAGCACACCCACGTGGGTATCAACGGAACCGGCATTTTCAGCCAGTCGGGCGGGATCCATACCCTGACCGGGGATCTAACCCTGGCGGCGAATCCCGGCAGTCAGGGGACCTATAATCTGACCGGTGGAGACCTGACCGCAGCCAACATCTTCCTGAACGCCGGGGGGCTCTTTAACCAGACCGGCGGCAATCTCGCTTATACCACCTTCTATCATCAAGGCGGGGAGGTGCAGGGCAACCTGGTAAACCAGAGCGCCTATATCTACGACGGCGGTTTATTTAGCGGCCGTCTGCTGAACTATGGGGCGGGGACTGTCACCTTCAATGCCGACTTTATTGCGGCCGATGGCCTAGCCCACCACTCCAGCAACGCTATTACCCTGGCTGACAACCGCAGCCTTACCTTCAACGGCCAGGGTCTGACGGTGGATCAAGGGGCAATTTTTAACCAAACCGGCGGCAGTCTGAACACGACCGACAGCATTATCGGCAACGCCGGGGTCGGAACCTTTGATCAGACCGGCGGCAGTCACACCATAAGCAACGCTCTGACCCTGGCTGCTACCGCGGGCAGCACCGGGACTTATAATCTTCAGGGAGGCACGCTTACAGCACCGGCAATCAATGTCAATGCGGGCGGGACGCTCAATCAGACCGGAGGCACCTTGATACCTACCAATGCGTGCAGCATTGCACCCGGCGGCAGCTTCTCCCAAACCGACGGCATTGTCGACGGCACTAGCAACACTATCTTTCTTACCGAAGGAACGTGCACCCTCTCCGACAACGGCACCTTGAGACCCGGCGGCATCATGCGTATAGCTCCCGGCGGTTCATTTACCCAAAACGGTGGCATCCTCGACGGTCTCAGCAACACCACCTTGATCACCGAAGGTATTTTCAATCTCAATAACGGCACCGTCAGACCGGGTAATGCCCTGGTAATCCAGAACGGTGGCGTTTTCAACCAGCTCGCGGGTCTGTTTGATGGGACAAGCAATACTATTTCTATCTTTGCAGGAACCTGTACCCTAGGTGGCGGAACGTATAACGCCGGAACCCTAAACCTATATACCGGAGGCAGTTTCCACTGGAATGGAGGAGATTTTAGTTACAATACCTTAAACCTGCAAGGTGGCAATTTCTATGGCGATCTAAATAACCTTAACTTAATCAGCGGCTACGGGACAATTACCGGTAATGTCACCAACCAGGGTAATGTCAGTCCCGGTAACTCGCCCGGTGTCTTGAATATCGTTGGCAGTTTCACTCAGACCGCCGCCGGTACCTATATCACGGAGATAGCTTCGGCCACCAGCTATGATCAGATCAACGTTACTGGCAACCCTGGTACGGCTACTGTCGATGGTACCCTGACACCGGTATTGCTGGGAGGCTACACCCCGAGCTGGAATCAGGTATTTCCGGGAATAGTCAACGCTTCCGGCGGGGTGTTCGGGACTTTCAGCGACATTGATTCAATCCTCACTTGGAGAGTGCGGTATAACCAGACCAGCATCGACCTGATTGCCGGGAATCGCAACTTTGCCGACCCGGCCTTTCACCTGACGCCCAACCAATTAAATGTGGGGAATATGCTCAATCAGATTGCCGACACTGCTACCGGCGACCTGGGGGTCGTGTTGACCAACTTGGCGGAACTGCCTGACAATGCCGTGGGCAGCGCCTACCAGCAGATCACCCCGGACAAGGCCAGCACCCTGCCAGCACTAAGCCTGGCCGGCTCCATGATGCAGGGGCAGTCGATAGCCAATCGCCTGAGCTACCAACGCTGGCGGCAGGGGGGCTCGCCCACCCTGGCTGGAGGACGTCCGGGCTCCTTTAACCTGTCATACAACAATCTGGCCGGACTAATGCTGGCCTATAACAGCGCTGACCTCAGCGGGCTGATGAGCAGCTCCCGGATGCAGCCCGGATCCAGCGGCAATTGGGGCTTCTTCACCGATTTTGTCTCCTCCTTTGGGAAACAGGACACCACCACTGACCAGATCGGCTATGATTTTTCCATCTTCGGCTTCACTACCGGGATCGACTACCGGTTCCGGGAAGATCTGGTCCTGGGCCTGGGAACGGGCTATTACCATACCGGGGCAACGTATAAGGGTTCCGGCGGCGACGCCGACATCAACAGCATCCCCTTCTATGCCTACGGGGCCTTTACCCCTGGTTCATTTTACGCTCAGGGGTATGTCGGCTACACCCTCAACCTTTATAGTATGAACCGGGATTTTGTCTTCGGCGGCATTAACCGGCGGGCTACCAGTTCAGTCAATGGCAACCAGCTTAATGTTTCTCTCGAAACCGGCTATGATGTCAAACTGCCGTTTGCCACCATGACGCCGGCGGCCTCGTTATACTACTCCCAGGCCTGGGTGGACGGCTTCACCGAAACGGGCGCCGGGGCTTTGAATCTAAGCGTTGACTCCCAAAGTGCCGATTCGCTTCAGACCGGGGTGGGGATGCGGCTGTCCCGCACCATCAAGACCAAGAAGGCCGTGGTGCTTCCCCAGGTCTATGCCTTCTATCAACATGAATTTGCCAATGACAGTCGGGGATTAAACTCCCGCCTGGCCCAGACCGGCAATACCTTCCTCTTCCGGACCAATTCTCCCTCTCGGGATTTCGCCGTGCTGGGGGCCGGTCTGGCGGTGGGCTTGAAGAAGAACCTCACCCTGCAGGTCAATTACAACGCCGAAGTAGGCCGGGGAGACTACACCCCTCATGTCGTCAGCGCCGGCCTGCGTTTTGAATTTTAG
- a CDS encoding radical SAM/SPASM domain-containing protein codes for METVHISITNACNLRCKHCFTNAGTPTPNELTLNEYDVLFRDLYKMGVFQLVIAGGEPFIRPDVWKIMDLAEALDFCLFIETNTMLLRDEDIKRLKSFTISQMHIPLEGMRETNDYIRGREHFAHTLETVRKLSAEDIPVEIRTTASKRSIDELEELALLLADTGVNTLFVSEFTPTGRGMSYAPELLLGLELKKKLHDTLGELRSKYYDRITVDGDACGFFDGHERRMGFSKDERSAFCAAMNGESCVILPNGTVSPCDQYAFHGGNIRFQSIREIIEKSPVFNWFREFPRSAVSGTCGACKFNARCGGCRIFAFLFNGDIYSEDPMCWRVLEARGTESPLYV; via the coding sequence ATGGAGACAGTCCATATCAGTATCACGAATGCTTGTAATCTGAGATGTAAACATTGCTTTACTAACGCCGGAACTCCCACCCCAAATGAACTGACCCTCAACGAGTATGACGTTTTGTTTCGGGATCTTTACAAAATGGGAGTGTTCCAACTCGTCATAGCCGGGGGCGAACCTTTTATCAGGCCGGATGTATGGAAAATAATGGATTTGGCGGAAGCACTTGATTTCTGTTTATTTATTGAGACCAATACAATGCTGCTCAGGGATGAAGACATAAAACGACTGAAGTCTTTTACCATAAGCCAGATGCACATTCCCCTGGAAGGAATGCGGGAGACGAACGACTACATACGAGGAAGGGAACATTTTGCTCACACTCTGGAAACGGTCCGCAAACTGAGTGCTGAAGACATCCCGGTGGAAATCCGAACAACCGCCAGCAAAAGATCTATCGACGAATTGGAAGAGTTGGCGCTGCTGCTTGCGGACACGGGAGTAAATACCCTGTTTGTGAGCGAATTCACTCCGACGGGGCGCGGAATGAGCTATGCCCCGGAGCTATTGCTGGGTCTGGAACTGAAAAAAAAGCTCCACGACACCCTTGGCGAGCTTCGTTCAAAATACTACGACCGAATTACAGTTGATGGCGATGCATGCGGATTCTTCGACGGTCACGAGAGACGGATGGGTTTCAGCAAAGACGAGAGATCGGCTTTCTGCGCCGCCATGAATGGGGAATCCTGTGTCATCCTGCCGAACGGAACGGTATCGCCGTGCGATCAATACGCCTTCCACGGAGGCAATATCCGTTTTCAGAGTATCCGTGAAATAATAGAGAAATCTCCTGTCTTCAACTGGTTCCGAGAGTTTCCCCGGAGCGCCGTTTCAGGAACGTGCGGTGCCTGCAAGTTCAACGCACGTTGCGGTGGTTGCAGAATTTTCGCGTTTCTGTTCAACGGCGATATCTATTCGGAGGACCCCATGTGCTGGCGAGTCCTCGAAGCCCGCGGAACGGAAAGCCCGCTGTACGTTTGA
- a CDS encoding radical SAM protein, with protein MAFQLQSVHFIITNQCNLNCLHCFADSGVAGYEMTMDEIRKVLRELRELGVFQVLFTGGEPFCRNDFFEVMEDAEAMDFAMVIETNGTLLDEERIRRLKNFSIVYVQIPFEGLENVNDTIRGDGNFKCSLSVIEQLTKNDIPVRARITATKKSLNDLYSLVSVLVLLGISSVTIREFVPLGRGGQFAHELLLDTHAKGEFANIIARIRSEFGPSMDIQAAGIHNYLAGNGSSPWGGVKYRNLAILPDGCVNVCEIFPFYCGNVRLQPLAHILANSPVIKSFRDFDRNRLTGHCAVCCFRNKCDGCRLFSFMFRGDIYTGDPLCYWACAENEPNSLVV; from the coding sequence GTGGCGTTTCAACTGCAATCCGTACACTTCATCATAACGAATCAATGCAATCTGAACTGTCTGCATTGTTTTGCGGATTCCGGTGTGGCCGGATACGAGATGACAATGGATGAAATCCGTAAGGTACTGAGGGAACTAAGAGAACTTGGGGTCTTTCAGGTCCTGTTTACGGGTGGGGAACCCTTTTGCCGAAACGATTTCTTTGAGGTAATGGAAGACGCCGAAGCTATGGATTTCGCGATGGTGATTGAAACCAACGGCACATTGCTCGACGAGGAAAGGATACGGCGGCTGAAGAATTTCAGCATTGTATACGTGCAAATACCTTTCGAAGGGTTGGAAAATGTCAACGACACGATTCGCGGCGACGGGAATTTCAAATGTTCCCTGTCCGTTATCGAACAACTGACCAAAAACGATATCCCGGTGCGGGCACGGATCACCGCGACGAAAAAGTCGCTGAACGATTTGTACTCCCTGGTGAGCGTGTTGGTGCTCCTCGGCATATCTTCAGTGACCATCCGTGAGTTCGTCCCCCTGGGAAGAGGCGGGCAATTCGCGCATGAACTGCTTCTGGACACTCATGCAAAGGGCGAGTTCGCCAATATCATCGCTCGGATACGGTCGGAATTCGGTCCTTCTATGGACATCCAAGCGGCCGGAATCCACAACTATCTTGCGGGCAACGGATCATCCCCATGGGGGGGTGTCAAATATCGCAATTTGGCCATCCTGCCGGACGGTTGTGTGAATGTTTGTGAAATATTTCCCTTTTATTGCGGCAACGTTCGTTTGCAGCCGCTTGCACACATTCTTGCAAACTCCCCCGTCATCAAATCATTCAGAGATTTCGACAGGAATCGGCTGACAGGCCACTGCGCAGTCTGCTGCTTCAGGAACAAGTGTGACGGGTGTCGCTTGTTTTCATTCATGTTCAGAGGCGATATCTATACCGGAGATCCGCTTTGTTACTGGGCATGTGCGGAGAACGAGCCTAACTCTTTGGTCGTTTAG
- a CDS encoding PqqD family protein — protein MMTDSLFRYAIDNRKDFKIRDDGTNMFIYEYKKGIITELNETARYVWTLIDGNETQNISALYAERYGILIEHAEKDVTEVLEALVDTGILKRV, from the coding sequence ATGATGACGGATTCATTATTTCGGTACGCCATAGATAACAGAAAAGATTTCAAAATCCGTGATGACGGCACCAACATGTTCATTTACGAATACAAGAAGGGAATCATCACGGAATTGAATGAGACTGCTCGGTATGTATGGACCCTTATTGATGGAAATGAGACCCAAAACATCAGTGCCTTATATGCGGAGCGTTACGGTATCCTCATTGAGCATGCGGAAAAAGATGTTACCGAAGTGCTGGAAGCACTGGTGGACACCGGGATTCTTAAGCGCGTCTGA